The region ACGGTCCGCGTCCGGAGTGCGGTCGTCCTCGGGGGTGGTCCACACGGCTCGGACGAGCGCGGCATCGGGGTTGCGCGGGCGGTGCCGGGCCGCCTGACGGCTGCGCAGACGGGCTTCGGAGGCCGCGAGGTCGTAGTCGGCGTAACGATCCTGCGTACGCGCTTTGGCCAACAGGTCGTCGATGGTGCGGCGGTCGGACGGCAGGGTGCTCATCGGGGGTTCTTCCCGTCGGAGTGCTCCGGGCAGCGGAGTTTGAGCAAGGTGGCGAGGCGCCGCCGGCCGGTACGGAGCTGGGAGCGGACGGTGGCCTCCTCGTTGCCCATGAGTACGGCGGCTTCGGCGGCCGTGAAACCTATGCCGTAGTAGAGGAGGATCGCGTCCCGCTGCCGCTCGCTCAGGGAGCCGACCGCGACGTACAGGGCGATGGCGTCGGTGAGCGTGTCGTACGGATCCTCGGCCGGGTCGGCGAGCGCCGCCTCGAAGGCGGCGATCTCCATCAGCTCCGGGCGACGCCGTCGCTTGCGGTGCATGTCGATGATGCGGCGCTTGAGGATCGTCCAGGCGTAGCCCTCCAGGTTCTCCATCCGCAGCATCCGCGGCCAGCGGTCCATGACCTGGTCGAAGGTCAGGTCCACGGCCTCCTCCGCGTCGGCGTCGGAGCCGAGCTGGAGATAGGCGTAGCGCATGTAGTCCTGGCGGCGCTGATGGTGGAAACCCCAGTACGCCATCTGCACGGTGGGGTGCCATTGGTCGATGGGCACCACCCGCGGTGTGCCGACGGCCCCGCCGGTCTCCTCCGGCCCGCCGTCGCCGTTCACGGGACGTCCCGGGTCGACTCGGCGGAGCGGGACGGGGCGCGGGTGCCGGTCAGTCCGGTGATGCCGATCCGTACGCCGGCCGTCAGGAGCCGACGGCAGCCACGGACGACGTCCGGGCCGAACACCCTCATGCCAAGCGCGATC is a window of Streptomyces sp. NBC_00271 DNA encoding:
- a CDS encoding RNA polymerase sigma factor, encoding MNGDGGPEETGGAVGTPRVVPIDQWHPTVQMAYWGFHHQRRQDYMRYAYLQLGSDADAEEAVDLTFDQVMDRWPRMLRMENLEGYAWTILKRRIIDMHRKRRRRPELMEIAAFEAALADPAEDPYDTLTDAIALYVAVGSLSERQRDAILLYYGIGFTAAEAAVLMGNEEATVRSQLRTGRRRLATLLKLRCPEHSDGKNPR